In Candidatus Glassbacteria bacterium, the following proteins share a genomic window:
- a CDS encoding reductive dehalogenase — MGHSEFTDRVNRRTFLKLSGASSAALGTAGLGIAGYQAGKDFGSYTGLEVEEGAAQSFDRRKWTVDRPTYGKTGAASRPDARTNVIFDRRGRFHRQYKEGVKIDDLDPLLQEYYSEKPGDFELDVINERDILPRLREDSARYDKKFILARAWSGAMSAVGTPPVNEPPKISDFPFDHRSGEPVETLEMKSPDRTSRLLKKIAHELGSTLVGITELNHDWVYRYPHLNRGFDPDKPLEVPAHWKYAVVVGSPMSWDALYASPNYSSSEDAYARSRIIAHRLAAFIKRLGYAARPHVPSNSYDLMVPPVCIDAGLGEQGRHSVLITPELGSNFRPSVVTTNLPLEPDMPIDIGVQDFCRNCKICAENCPSGAITTGGPEEVRGYRRYQINQAKCHNFWHSNLGNYGCRLCVAVCPYTRKANWLHRSVLKVAMHDPTGISHRILTALQKRFYPGPDPREYYIPSLGGSNASFRKPPWWMRAEDFIKL; from the coding sequence ATGGGCCATTCCGAATTCACAGACCGGGTCAACCGCAGGACGTTCCTGAAATTATCAGGCGCCTCGAGTGCAGCGCTGGGCACGGCCGGACTCGGGATTGCAGGATACCAGGCCGGAAAGGATTTCGGTAGCTATACGGGTCTGGAGGTCGAAGAGGGCGCCGCCCAGAGTTTCGACCGGCGGAAATGGACTGTCGACCGGCCGACCTACGGAAAAACGGGTGCGGCATCCCGCCCGGATGCCAGAACCAACGTCATCTTCGACCGGCGCGGCCGCTTCCACCGCCAGTACAAAGAGGGAGTGAAGATCGATGACCTGGACCCACTCCTGCAGGAGTACTATTCCGAGAAACCGGGAGACTTCGAACTGGATGTGATCAACGAAAGGGACATCCTGCCGAGGTTGCGAGAAGACTCGGCCAGATACGACAAAAAATTCATCCTGGCGCGGGCCTGGTCGGGCGCCATGTCGGCGGTCGGCACCCCGCCGGTAAACGAACCTCCCAAAATATCGGACTTCCCTTTCGACCACCGCAGCGGGGAACCGGTCGAGACGCTGGAGATGAAAAGCCCCGACCGGACTTCTCGGCTGCTGAAAAAAATCGCCCACGAGCTAGGATCGACGCTGGTAGGTATCACCGAACTGAACCACGACTGGGTGTACCGCTATCCCCACCTCAACCGCGGCTTCGACCCCGATAAGCCGCTCGAGGTGCCAGCCCACTGGAAATACGCAGTAGTGGTTGGCTCGCCAATGTCCTGGGATGCGCTCTACGCAAGTCCCAACTACAGCTCCAGCGAGGATGCCTATGCGCGCTCGCGGATAATCGCCCATCGCCTGGCCGCTTTCATCAAACGCCTGGGCTACGCCGCTCGGCCCCATGTGCCGTCCAACAGCTACGACCTGATGGTGCCGCCGGTGTGTATCGATGCCGGCCTGGGCGAACAGGGCCGCCACTCGGTTCTGATCACTCCCGAACTGGGTAGCAATTTCCGGCCGTCGGTGGTCACTACCAATCTGCCGCTCGAGCCTGACATGCCGATCGATATCGGCGTCCAGGATTTCTGCCGCAACTGTAAAATCTGCGCGGAAAACTGCCCGAGCGGGGCGATCACGACCGGTGGTCCCGAGGAAGTTCGGGGTTACCGCCGCTACCAGATAAACCAGGCTAAATGCCACAATTTCTGGCATTCCAATCTGGGCAATTACGGCTGCCGGCTCTGCGTGGCCGTCTGCCCTTACACCAGGAAAGCCAACTGGTTACATCGCTCGGTGCTCAAAGTAGCGATGCACGATCCAACCGGTATTTCGCACCGGATTCTGACGGCCCTGCAGAAGCGCTTTTATCCGGGGCCCGATCCGCGGGAATACTACATACCCTCGCTGGGCGGATCAAATGCTTCGTTCCGCAAGCCGCCCTGGTGGATGCGCGCGGAAGACTTCATCAAACTC